The following are encoded in a window of Phragmites australis chromosome 22, lpPhrAust1.1, whole genome shotgun sequence genomic DNA:
- the LOC133904353 gene encoding protein SINE1-like yields MATSLGVGEYAELKDFVMDPINNKATFRGLKLYVKDLDSNTLPPFLSRVCAPGKPSSYSVEEILCIFETAAEVHGHNIVPHIGQIVSMVISIMASVPRSLHCVCCSKVVCTLSRYAIDPLGREEEKSGIIDSLCRPLSDCLMSTNENISSCSALCITALVQSNNWEFASNELVNDVCLKVSGALEEAHCQTVVHLSLVVALSKHNPLTLEPYGRSLIRSGLHILDDSTKASNSQMIMSSIQMIHSIMKSLNVRSISSEISSIIHALEQCQDDFIPDICTAAFQATETAKLLGMQEECGNHKKFSPLANSSGRHSRKGSNSPVDDVDFRDSGSSGSPCDLQYVRSFTGFDSQPSVGQCVGILGSARARRRLWSNGSDSSHGMSNDEFSHTAAPDSHDALGFRGQSNSVDLVKSGRRCSGVLTRIGDPCPTCLATNQFSQISRRQSLSGDIRMQSTPRKQLHSFTSCRDSERDGRQLPESPAFRQTQCCLGHCTNHLLFQKNGEFEERKGYCNSIQQGNQWLVQNTDLLTEDLKFPTNSGHSDSARTPCEEHQAEHEKMTGRNKRKANCSGSPFFAFVCVVVMIAFLLAWWKQAPNERYIVPT; encoded by the exons ATGGCTACAAGTCTTGGTGTGGGAGAATATGCAGAACTGAAAGATTTTGTGATGGATCCCATTAACAACAAGGCTACCTTCAGAGGTTTGAAACTATATGTGAAAGATCTTGACTCAAACACACTTCCTCCATTTCTTTCCCGTGTCTGCGCCCCTGGCAAGCCAAGCTCGTATTCTGTGGAGGAGATCTTATGCATATTTGAGACTGCAGCAGAAGTCCATGGCCACAATATTGTACCGCACATCGGACAGATTGTTTCAATGGTAATTAGTATTATGGCATCAGTTCCAAGGTCCTTGCACTGTGTTTGTTGCTCCAAGGTGGTTTGCACATTATCCCGCTATGCCATTGATCCTTTGggtagagaagaagagaaaagtgGGATCATTGACTCCCTTTGTCGTCCCTTATCAGATTGCTTGATGAGCACTAACGAGAATATCTCTTCTTGTTCTGCTCTTTGTATCACTGCTCTTGTCCAGTCCAACAATTGGGAATTCGCATCTAATGAGTTGGTTAATGATGTCTGCTTGAAGGTCTCAGGGGCTCTAGAGGAGGCTCACTGTCAGACTGTTGTGCACTTAAGCTTGGTGGTTGCTCTGTCAAAACATAATCCTTTGACACTTGAGCCATATGGGCGATCATTGATAAGATCAGGATTACACATATTGGACGATAGTACTAAAGCAAGCAATTCTCAGATGATTATGTCATCCATTCAAATGATACATTCCATCATGAAAAGTTTGAATGTGAGGAGTATATCTTCTGAGATCAGTAGCATTATCCATGCTTTGGAGCAATGCCAAGATGACTTCATTCCAGATATCTGCACTGCAGCTTTTCAGGCAACTGAGACTGCTAAGCTACTTGGGATGCAGGAAGAATGTGGAAACCACAAAAAATTTAGTCCGTTGGCAAACAGTAGTGGGAGGCATAGCAGGAAGGGATCAAATTCTCCAGTTGATGATGTGGATTTCAGAGACAGTGGTTCTAGTGGATCTCCTTGTGATTTGCAGTATGTCCGATCGTTTACTGGCTTTGATTCTCAGCCATCAGTGGGACAATGCGTGGGTATTCTAGGAAGTGCACGTGCAAGGCGGCGACTTTGGAGTAATGGATCTGACTCTTCACATGGAATGTCCAACGATGAGTTTTCTCACACAGCTGCACCTGATAGTCATGATGCTTTGGGATTCAGAGGACAGTCTAATTCTGTTGATCTGGTTAAGTCAGGTAGGAGGTGCTCAGGTGTGTTGACAAGAATTGGTGACCCATGTCCTACGTGTTTAGCAACTAATCAATTCTCTCAG ATATCCAGGCGACAATCTTTATCAGGTGATATTAGGATGCAGTCAACTCCAAGGAAGCAGCTCCACTCTTTCACCTCCTGCAGAGATTCAGAAAGAGATGGCCGCCAATTACCTGAAAGCCCAGCTTTTAGGCAGACACAGTGTTGTTTGGGACACTGTACGAATCATCTTTTGTTTCAGAAGAATGGTGAATTTGAGGAAAGAAAAGGGTACTGTAACTCAATTCAGCAGGGCAACCAATGGCTTGTGCAGAATACAGACTTGTTGACTGAAGACCTGAAGTTCCCAACCAATAGTGGCCATTCTGATAGTGCACGAACTCCATGTGAAGAACATCAAGCTGAGCATGAGAAGATGACTGGAAGGAACAAAAGAAAAGCAAACTGTTCTGGCAGTCCATTCTTTGCTTTTGTCTGTGTTGTGGTGATGATTGCGTTCCTGTTAGCTTGGTGGAAGCAGGCTCCCAATGAGCGCTATATTGTACCTACATAA